One genomic segment of Pseudomonas chlororaphis subsp. aurantiaca includes these proteins:
- the lgt gene encoding prolipoprotein diacylglyceryl transferase: MLPYPQIDPVALAIGPLKIHWYGLMYLIGIGGAWLLASRRLNRFDPTWTKEKLSDMVFWMSMGVIVGGRLGYVLFYDLSAYLANPTLIFEVWKGGMSFHGGFIGVMLAALWFGKKNNKSFFQLMDFVAPMVPIGLGAGRIGNFINAELWGKPTDLPWAMIFPPFSDPAQLPRHPSQLYQFALEGVALFLILWLFSRKPRPTMAVSGMFALFYGIFRFIVEFVRVPDAQLGYLAWNWLTMGQVLCLPMIVGGLFLIWLAYHRAPAAPAAKDAAL; the protein is encoded by the coding sequence ATGCTGCCTTACCCGCAGATCGACCCGGTGGCCCTGGCCATCGGCCCGCTGAAAATTCACTGGTACGGCCTGATGTACCTGATCGGCATCGGTGGCGCCTGGCTGCTGGCGTCGCGCCGGTTGAACCGCTTCGACCCGACCTGGACCAAGGAAAAGCTTTCCGACATGGTGTTCTGGATGTCGATGGGGGTCATTGTCGGCGGGCGCCTGGGGTATGTGCTGTTCTACGACCTGAGCGCCTACCTGGCCAATCCGACGCTGATCTTCGAAGTCTGGAAAGGCGGCATGTCGTTCCACGGCGGTTTCATCGGGGTGATGCTGGCGGCCTTGTGGTTCGGCAAGAAGAACAACAAGTCGTTCTTCCAGCTGATGGACTTCGTCGCGCCGATGGTGCCGATCGGCCTGGGCGCCGGGCGCATCGGCAACTTCATCAACGCCGAGCTGTGGGGCAAGCCGACCGACCTGCCGTGGGCGATGATCTTCCCGCCGTTCAGCGATCCGGCCCAGCTGCCGCGCCATCCTTCGCAGCTGTATCAGTTCGCCCTGGAAGGTGTGGCGCTGTTCCTCATCCTCTGGCTGTTCTCGCGCAAACCTCGCCCAACCATGGCGGTTTCCGGGATGTTCGCCCTGTTTTACGGTATTTTCCGTTTTATCGTCGAGTTCGTCCGGGTCCCGGACGCGCAGCTGGGTTACCTGGCGTGGAACTGGCTGACCATGGGCCAGGTGCTGTGCCTGCCGATGATCGTTGGCGGCCTGTTCCTGATCTGGCTGGCCTACCACCGCGCTCCAGCGGCACCGGCGGCGAAAGACGCCGCGCTCTAA